In Rhizobium favelukesii, the sequence CGCGGCAGGTCGCAGACGATGGCGGGAAGATGCCCGACCAGGGGGAAAGCGCCGGGCACGACGGGGATGTCGTGTCGCAGCCGGTGCCGACGGTTCAGCGGGTTGAGCAGCATGTCCATCAGCTCCATCTGCAGCGCGGCGCCGCGGCCGCTTCGGGGGTGTCGCCGGCAGGCCTCGCGGCGCGGCTGTTGCCACCGTCGGCGTACGTCGGCACATGCGCCAGCATGCCGCCGTCGATGCACACGACCTGGCCGGTGATGAACGCAGCATCGTCGGAGAGCAGGAACGCCACCAGCGCGGCCACGTCCTCGGGGCGGCCGACGCGCGGCAGGAGCTGGTGCCGGCTAAGATGCCGTTGCATGCACTCGTCCAGCTTAGCGAGGAGACGCTCGGTCATGATGAGACCCGGCGCAACCGCGTTGCAGCGGATCTGCGCATGACCGTACTGGGTGGCGAGCGAGGCCGACAGCATGTTCATCGCCGCCTTCGACGCGGCGTAGGACGTCAGCGCGGTGTCACCGCTGAGCCCCTGGCACGACGACATGTTGACGATCGCGCCACTGCCGCGGGCGATCATCCGTGGGATGGCCTGCCGGCAGCAGAGCAGCGTGCCGCGCAGATTGGTCGCCATGGTCTGATCCCAGACCGCCAGGTCCAGGTCGAGGATCGCGCGGTCGCGCGGGGTCAGGTGCATGGCGCTCGCGTTGTTCACCAGCAGGTCGACCCCACCGAAGTGCCGCTCCGCCGTCTCGAACAGCGCTGCCACCGCCTGCGCATCGGCGATGTCCATGGCCACTGCCAGCGCGTGGCCTGCTTCGGCCGCGATCTGCGCGGTGCAGGCGATGGCCGCCGAGCCATCAATGTCGGCCACCACCACTCTGCCGCCCTCGCGCGCGATGGCGAGGGCGCATGCCTTGCCGATGCCGGCGCCCGCGCCGGTCACCACGGCCACCTTACCTTCAAACCGTCCCATCGTGCCCTCCTGGATTGCTTTGGTCTTTCGCGGCATGCCGCTCTGCCTCCGCCGGAGAAGGCGCAAGGTCGGCGCTGGCGCGCTCGTCGTCGCCAGCGTCGCTTTCGATGACCCGAATGGCGGCGACCGGGCACTGGCTGGCCGCGAGCCGCACGGCGGCGTGCATCGCCTGCGGGACCGTCGACACGCACACTTCGGCCACGCCGTCTGCTTCGCGCTGGCGAAAGGTGCCCGGCAGCGTCAGCACGCACTGCCCGGTGGTTCCGCACAGATCCTCGTCGACCACGACGCGCATCTCAGCCCCCCCCTGCACATGCAGCCGCACCGGCAGCGCGCGGAACGTCCTAAGGAATGCGGAGGGCTCCCGGGTCGGCTGCTCGGCCAATGCCAGCGTGGGGAAGCGCGCCTGGATCCGCGGCAGGCTCTCGGCCAACTGCACCCGGGCCAGTTGCGCACCGAGGCAGAAGTGGATGCCATGGCCGAAGCTCAGCAGGATCTTCCCGTCGGTCGACATGCCAGGACTGGTGCCGTAGAACCGCGCGGGATCGAAGCGGTCGGGATCGGCGAAGGCGTCCGGGTCGCGATTGCCGGCCCCGATCAGCACGCGCACGTCCGCGTTCTTCGGGATCACCACGCCGCCCAGTTCGATGTCGCGCTGGGCGATACGCGGAATGGAGCTGAACATGGCGGGCGCGTCGCAGCGCAGGACTTCTTCGACGAATGCCTCCACCCCCACGGTGTCTCCCTGCAGCCAGTGCCGCTGTTCGGGATACGCCAGCATCGCCAGGACCGCATGGTCGATGGTCGCAGCAGTGGTGGCGAAGCCGCCCAGCAGCATGCCCCACAGCATGCTGATCAACTCCGCATCCGACAGGGTGTCGGCATCGTCGTCGTGTGCGCCGACCAGCATCGACACGATGTCGTGGTGGGGATCGGTGCGCTTGCGCTGTATGAGGTCGCTGAAGTAGGCCTGTACCCCGGCGCTAACCGCGTCCGCTGCGGCGAGCTGGGGATCGCTGGCGTGCGGGCTCAAGCCTTCCAGAATGGCGCCGATGCCGGCGGCGAGCCCGAACATGTCGTCCTGGGGCATGCCGAACAGTTCGGCGAAGACCAGCATGGGCAAGGCCAGCGCGAATTCCCGATGCAGGTCCACCGCCTCCCCGCGCTCCAGCGCGGGCGCCATCCCGTCCAGGCGCGCTGCGACGATGCGCGCGATGCTCGGCCGCAGGTTGTCGATCTGGCGCATGGTGAAATCGCGCGAGATCAGCCGGCGCAGACGCGTATGCGTCGGTGGTTCCTTCATCGCTAGCGTGGACGCTAGCAGATTGAGCGACAGGCTGGTCGCCGCACGCGGGAAATAGCGGGACAGTTCGCCCGGCGCCGGTCCCCGAAATGCATCGCCCGTGGCCTTGAGCGCCCAGTGGATGTCGGCGTGGCGGCTCAACAGAAAGAGGCCCGACGCGGCGCGATGCACCGGATCGTGCTCGCGCAACCACCGCATAAACGGATACGGGTCGTGGATGCACGCTGGCGACGCCAGTTCGGCGAAGGCGTCTCGGCATGCTGCCGTGGCTTCTTGCACGTCCATCTTGGTTACCTGTTGGCTGGTTGATCTGACCAGCGCGCGCCACGCGCGCCGGCAAATTGCGGAGAAGATCGCGATTCCCGGCGACTTCCGCGCATCACCAGAGCACCGGGAACCCTTCGAACCCGCCAGTGATGATCTCCTTGCGCAACTTCAGTTCTTCGGGCGCCACGGCCAAGCGCAGCGCGGGAAAGCGCTGGAAGATCGAACCGAAAACCACCTTGAGTTCCAGCCTGGCCAGCGCCACGCCGATGCAGTAGTGCGGCCCGGAGGAGAACGCCAGGTGCGGTTTTTCGTCGCGTCCGATGTCAAAGATTTCCGGGTCGTCGAAATGGCGCGGATCGAACGACGTCGCCGGTAGGCCGATCAGCACCTTGCTCTCCGCGGGAATATGCACGCCCGCGATGGTCACGTCGGTCCGCGGATAGCGCATGATGCCGTCCCAGCCCGCGCCCGGCGGGTACATGCGGAGGATTTCCTCCACCGCCTTGTCCACCAGGGATGGATCGCCGACTAGGCGTTCGCGCTGTTGCGGATAGCGGAACATGGCCAGCAGGCCGAATTCGATCTGCGCGACGGTGCTCTCGTGCCCCGCCACCAGCATGCCCGCCGCCAGGCCGATCGCCTCTTCCTCGGTCGCCTTGCCCTGGTCGACCGCCGCGAGCAGATCCGTCAGCAGGTTGTCGCCCGGATCCTGGCGCTTGTCGCGCATCTTGCTGCGAATGTAGGCGAGCAGTTCTTCCCAGGCCAGGCGCGACGCGTTGCGCGGGCCGCTTTCATGCTGGTGTGTCATCACCTCGTCGGACAGCCCGGCGAAAAAGGCGTGATCCTCGTAGAGCACACCCAGCAGCGCGCTGATGATCATTGCCGGAAGCGGAAAGGTGAGGTGGCGCCGCAGGTCGGCAGGCTGGGGCTGAGCCGCCAGCGTCTCGAACAACTGGGCGGCGATCGCCTCGACCTGCTGCGCGAGCAGCTTCACCCTGGGGTTGCTGAAGGCCGGCGCCACGATCGTGCGTAACCGGGCATGCTCGTCCCCTTCGTGCGAGACTAGCCACCCCGGCGAACCGAGAATCACCGAATCCGGGGTAAATGCCGCCGGCGGCATTCCCGCGGGCCGGAACGCGGGGTCGGACAGCGCCGCCTTGGCCTCGTCGTAGCCTGTCACCCACCAGCCTTCGTGCCCGGATGGGAAGCGCACGCGGTGGATCGGACCGTTGGCGCGTAGCGCCAACATCTCGGGCGAGGGCTCGATATGATCGACGCGCCACATCGGCAGCGTCGGC encodes:
- a CDS encoding SDR family oxidoreductase, whose amino-acid sequence is MGRFEGKVAVVTGAGAGIGKACALAIAREGGRVVVADIDGSAAIACTAQIAAEAGHALAVAMDIADAQAVAALFETAERHFGGVDLLVNNASAMHLTPRDRAILDLDLAVWDQTMATNLRGTLLCCRQAIPRMIARGSGAIVNMSSCQGLSGDTALTSYAASKAAMNMLSASLATQYGHAQIRCNAVAPGLIMTERLLAKLDECMQRHLSRHQLLPRVGRPEDVAALVAFLLSDDAAFITGQVVCIDGGMLAHVPTYADGGNSRAARPAGDTPEAAAAPRCRWS
- a CDS encoding cytochrome P450, with product MDVQEATAACRDAFAELASPACIHDPYPFMRWLREHDPVHRAASGLFLLSRHADIHWALKATGDAFRGPAPGELSRYFPRAATSLSLNLLASTLAMKEPPTHTRLRRLISRDFTMRQIDNLRPSIARIVAARLDGMAPALERGEAVDLHREFALALPMLVFAELFGMPQDDMFGLAAGIGAILEGLSPHASDPQLAAADAVSAGVQAYFSDLIQRKRTDPHHDIVSMLVGAHDDDADTLSDAELISMLWGMLLGGFATTAATIDHAVLAMLAYPEQRHWLQGDTVGVEAFVEEVLRCDAPAMFSSIPRIAQRDIELGGVVIPKNADVRVLIGAGNRDPDAFADPDRFDPARFYGTSPGMSTDGKILLSFGHGIHFCLGAQLARVQLAESLPRIQARFPTLALAEQPTREPSAFLRTFRALPVRLHVQGGAEMRVVVDEDLCGTTGQCVLTLPGTFRQREADGVAEVCVSTVPQAMHAAVRLAASQCPVAAIRVIESDAGDDERASADLAPSPAEAERHAAKDQSNPGGHDGTV
- a CDS encoding cytochrome P450, which translates into the protein MSKQPLPTLPMWRVDHIEPSPEMLALRANGPIHRVRFPSGHEGWWVTGYDEAKAALSDPAFRPAGMPPAAFTPDSVILGSPGWLVSHEGDEHARLRTIVAPAFSNPRVKLLAQQVEAIAAQLFETLAAQPQPADLRRHLTFPLPAMIISALLGVLYEDHAFFAGLSDEVMTHQHESGPRNASRLAWEELLAYIRSKMRDKRQDPGDNLLTDLLAAVDQGKATEEEAIGLAAGMLVAGHESTVAQIEFGLLAMFRYPQQRERLVGDPSLVDKAVEEILRMYPPGAGWDGIMRYPRTDVTIAGVHIPAESKVLIGLPATSFDPRHFDDPEIFDIGRDEKPHLAFSSGPHYCIGVALARLELKVVFGSIFQRFPALRLAVAPEELKLRKEIITGGFEGFPVLW